A window from Cryptomeria japonica chromosome 1, Sugi_1.0, whole genome shotgun sequence encodes these proteins:
- the LOC131048115 gene encoding probable 2' cyclic ADP-D-ribose synthase BdTIR: MVNPAMLPITFSAVGNIISSHSPLPLSHTSPSFDNLVPATAYAVFINHRGKDTKESLASLVYRNLHNRGFKVFMDKSCLRAGQYIPQAITCAIRSASVHVVILSPNYGQSEWCLDELFFIVQTGGPIIPVFWQIRPCEVRMEDKNGVYAKAFREHKRAGKFNSRTLEKWKAALRRISLPEGFILDGEQGEMVKKITASVAAFIEMAKYQEKAFGGAT, from the exons ATGGTAAACCCAGCTATGCTGCCAATCACCTTTTCTGCCGTGGGAAATATTATTTCTTCCCATTCTCCACTCCCGTTATCTCACACCTCTCCCTCCTTCGATAATCTTGTCCCCGCTACTGCATATGCTGTTTTCATAAATCACCGCGGGAAGGATACAAAAGAGTCTTTGGCAAGTTTAGTGTATCGTAATCTTCATAATAGAGGATTTAAAGTGTTTATGGACAAAAGTTGTCTACGAGCGGGACAATACATACCCCAAGCTATCACCTGTGCAATAAGGAGTGCTTCTGTTCATGTTGTAATCCTCTCTCCCAACTATGGACAATCTGAGTGGTGTTTGGATGAGCTATTTTTTATCGTTCAAACTGGGGGTCCAATTATCCCCGTGTTTTGGCAAATTCGACCCTGTGAGGTCCGAATGGAGGACAAGAATGGAGTGTACGCGAAAGCTTTCCGAGAGCATAAGCGGGCTGGAAAGTTCAATAGTCGAACGCTTGAGAAATGGAAAGCTGCTCTGCGAAGGATTTCACTACCGGAAGGTTTTATTCTTGATGG TGAGCAAGGAGAGATGGTGAAGAAAATCACAGCATCTGTGGCAGCATTTATTGAAATGGCAAAATACCAAGAAAAAGCATTTGGAGGGGCCACTTAA